The Deinococcus sonorensis KR-87 genome includes a window with the following:
- a CDS encoding exodeoxyribonuclease III: MLGGVRVYTFNVNGLRSALRKGLLPWLEQHRPDVLLLQEVRADPMPEVFGALGYHSAWHPARKPGYSGVAVLARHPLEGVQTGFGDEALDDEGRLIVATVQGVQCASLYLPSGSSGEARQQFKDRSLGVLNTWTVAALQRGPLVLGGDFNVAHQRIDLHNWRGNQNSSGFLPHERAWMTDFLGLGLRDSHRDHLGETAAYTWWSNRGNAYANDVGWRIDYLLTSGVRLTNLWVDRAARLSDHAPLGGQLTPLA; this comes from the coding sequence ATGCTGGGCGGCGTGCGCGTGTATACCTTCAATGTCAATGGCCTGAGAAGTGCCCTGCGCAAGGGGCTGCTGCCCTGGCTGGAGCAGCATCGGCCGGACGTGCTGCTGCTTCAGGAGGTGCGGGCCGACCCGATGCCGGAGGTGTTTGGGGCGCTCGGCTACCACTCGGCGTGGCACCCGGCCCGAAAACCCGGCTACAGCGGCGTGGCGGTGCTGGCCCGTCATCCGTTGGAGGGGGTGCAGACCGGCTTCGGTGATGAAGCGCTGGATGACGAGGGCCGCCTGATCGTGGCCACGGTGCAGGGCGTGCAGTGCGCCAGTCTGTACCTGCCCAGCGGGTCCAGCGGAGAGGCGCGCCAGCAGTTCAAGGACCGCAGCCTGGGCGTCCTGAACACCTGGACCGTGGCGGCCCTGCAGCGTGGCCCGCTGGTGCTGGGCGGCGACTTCAACGTGGCGCACCAGCGCATCGATCTGCACAACTGGCGCGGCAACCAGAACAGCAGCGGGTTTCTGCCGCATGAGCGCGCCTGGATGACCGACTTCCTGGGGCTGGGGCTGCGCGACAGTCACCGCGATCACCTGGGAGAAACGGCCGCCTACACCTGGTGGAGCAACCGGGGCAACGCCTACGCCAACGACGTGGGCTGGCGCATCGACTACCTGCTGACCAGTGGCGTGCGGCTGACCAACCTGTGGGTGGACCGGGCCGCCCGACTCTCCGATCACGCGCCGCTGGGCGGACAGCTGACCCCGCTGGCCTGA
- the trhA gene encoding PAQR family membrane homeostasis protein TrhA, producing MKRLYAQLREPVNSLTHWAGVVLAVPVLAGLLWYAQRHGLGAWPFVVFGLSMAALYASSATYHSLRVGERAMLWLRKLDHSAIFLLIAGSYTPLAWYGLDGLWREVVLWVIWGIALSGIILKLLTMRLPRWISTLLYVGMGWIALAFVPQLARNLPAAALVWLGVGGALYTIGAVVYGTKRWNPRPGVFGFHEIWHLFVLGGTGAHVAMMFALR from the coding sequence ATGAAGCGTCTGTATGCCCAGTTGCGTGAACCCGTCAACAGCCTGACCCACTGGGCTGGCGTGGTGCTGGCGGTGCCGGTGCTGGCCGGGCTGCTGTGGTACGCCCAGCGGCACGGCCTGGGCGCGTGGCCCTTTGTGGTGTTTGGCCTGAGCATGGCGGCGCTGTATGCGTCGTCGGCCACCTATCACAGCCTGCGGGTGGGCGAGCGGGCCATGCTGTGGCTGCGCAAGCTGGACCACAGCGCCATCTTCCTGCTGATCGCCGGCAGTTACACCCCGCTGGCGTGGTACGGCCTGGACGGCCTGTGGCGCGAGGTGGTGCTGTGGGTGATCTGGGGCATCGCGCTGAGCGGCATCATCCTGAAGCTGCTGACCATGCGGCTGCCGCGCTGGATCAGCACGTTGTTGTACGTGGGCATGGGCTGGATCGCGCTGGCGTTCGTGCCGCAACTGGCCCGCAACCTGCCGGCGGCCGCGCTGGTGTGGCTGGGTGTGGGCGGCGCGCTCTACACCATTGGGGCCGTGGTGTACGGCACCAAGCGCTGGAACCCGCGCCCCGGCGTGTTCGGCTTCCACGAGATCTGGCACCTGTTCGTGCTGGGCGGCACCGGCGCGCACGTGGCCATGATGTTCGCGCTGCGCTGA
- a CDS encoding HAD family hydrolase, with product MTASPDRAAPSTVRFDAVLFDLDGVLVDSEMLANRVWLDLLAQHGLTFTSQEFLERSVGSSFKVLYEGLKRDFGWERPADFDARSDAALAAAFEGVLPIEGAPETLQALARAGVPYAVASNSRRDRLELKVRAAGLEALLPHRLDPALVGGHGKPAPDLYQAAARQLGVAAARCLVIEDSLTGVQAGVAAGATVWGLLAGGHTHGGTGAQLQAAGASRLLYSHAELRGALGL from the coding sequence ATGACTGCCTCTCCTGACCGGGCCGCGCCCTCCACCGTTCGTTTCGATGCCGTGCTGTTCGACCTGGACGGCGTGCTGGTGGATTCCGAGATGCTGGCCAACCGGGTCTGGCTGGACCTGCTGGCCCAGCACGGCCTGACCTTCACCTCCCAGGAATTTCTGGAGCGCTCGGTGGGCAGCAGCTTCAAAGTGCTGTACGAGGGCCTGAAACGCGACTTCGGCTGGGAGCGGCCCGCCGATTTCGATGCTCGCTCGGATGCGGCGCTGGCGGCCGCCTTCGAGGGCGTGCTGCCGATCGAGGGAGCTCCGGAGACGCTGCAGGCGCTGGCGCGCGCGGGCGTGCCCTACGCGGTGGCCAGCAACTCGCGCCGCGACCGGCTGGAGCTGAAGGTGCGGGCGGCCGGGCTGGAGGCGCTGCTGCCGCACCGGCTGGACCCCGCGCTGGTCGGCGGCCACGGCAAGCCGGCGCCGGACCTGTATCAGGCGGCGGCGCGGCAGCTGGGGGTGGCGGCGGCCCGCTGCCTCGTGATTGAGGACAGCCTGACGGGCGTGCAGGCGGGTGTGGCCGCCGGAGCGACCGTCTGGGGCCTGCTGGCCGGCGGCCACACCCATGGCGGCACCGGCGCGCAGCTGCAGGCGGCCGGGGCGAGCCGGCTGCTCTACAGCCACGCCGAGCTGCGCGGGGCGCTGGGCCTCTAG
- the sdaAA gene encoding L-serine ammonia-lyase, iron-sulfur-dependent, subunit alpha, producing the protein MSPTLQQLMDAPAPASQWVLEQDCQDSGLSEAVVRQSMLERIGEMRRSIERGLASAAPSTTGMVGWNAKGLWDAPDRLNAPLMRRVQAYAMAVNEENARMGRIVAAPTAGSAGTIPGALIGVADHLQIPDEQLVMPMVLAAGVGQAISRQMFISGAAGGCQAEIGSSAAMAAAAVTELLGGTPRACVHAASLALMNTIGLVCDPVGGYVEVPCVSRNAFFAVHAVSAAQLALAQLESFIPPDEVVTAMAQVGRMMPLQLRETAEGGLAQTPTGLRVTAEMESRR; encoded by the coding sequence ATGAGTCCTACCCTGCAGCAATTGATGGACGCGCCGGCCCCCGCCAGTCAGTGGGTGCTGGAACAAGACTGTCAGGACAGCGGCCTGAGCGAGGCCGTGGTCCGGCAGTCGATGCTGGAGCGCATCGGGGAGATGCGGCGCAGCATTGAACGCGGGCTGGCCTCAGCCGCGCCCAGCACCACCGGCATGGTCGGCTGGAACGCCAAGGGTCTGTGGGACGCGCCCGACCGCCTGAACGCCCCGCTGATGCGCCGGGTGCAGGCCTACGCGATGGCCGTCAACGAGGAGAACGCCCGGATGGGCCGCATCGTGGCGGCCCCCACCGCCGGAAGCGCGGGCACCATTCCCGGCGCGCTCATCGGGGTGGCCGACCACCTGCAGATCCCGGACGAGCAGCTGGTGATGCCGATGGTGCTGGCGGCCGGGGTGGGGCAGGCCATCTCTCGGCAGATGTTCATTTCCGGCGCGGCGGGCGGCTGTCAGGCCGAGATCGGGAGCAGCGCCGCCATGGCCGCCGCCGCCGTGACCGAGCTGCTGGGCGGCACTCCACGCGCCTGCGTGCACGCGGCCAGCCTCGCGCTGATGAACACCATCGGGCTGGTCTGCGACCCGGTGGGCGGCTACGTGGAGGTGCCGTGCGTGAGCCGCAACGCCTTCTTCGCGGTACACGCCGTCAGTGCGGCGCAACTGGCACTGGCGCAGCTGGAGAGCTTCATTCCGCCGGACGAGGTGGTGACGGCCATGGCCCAGGTGGGCCGGATGATGCCGCTGCAGCTGCGCGAGACGGCCGAGGGTGGGCTGGCCCAGACCCCCACCGGCCTGCGCGTGACCGCCGAGATGGAAAGCCGCCGCTAG
- the sdaAB gene encoding L-serine ammonia-lyase, iron-sulfur-dependent subunit beta, giving the protein MSLLDMIGPVMIGPSSSHTAGACRIGLLARALLGTAPLKAVIGLHASFAKTGRGHGTQLALVAGLLNFPPDDPRLPDALTLAPTLGLDVEFNEIDLGDVHPNTARLELEGAGGERVSMTASSTGGGVVEVIRVDGFRVSFAGNSPTLLLRYPDALGVIARVASLIAADGVNIAALGCTRQKRGGDALLVIELDSPLSEEALAFLSRWQEVQWLRLLPSVMDGGAA; this is encoded by the coding sequence ATGAGTCTGCTCGATATGATCGGCCCGGTGATGATCGGGCCGAGCAGCAGCCACACGGCCGGGGCCTGCCGCATCGGCCTGCTGGCACGCGCGCTGCTGGGCACCGCCCCCCTGAAGGCGGTCATCGGTCTGCACGCCAGCTTTGCCAAGACCGGACGCGGCCACGGCACCCAGCTGGCGCTGGTGGCCGGACTGCTGAACTTTCCGCCGGACGACCCCCGGCTGCCGGATGCCCTGACGCTGGCCCCCACGCTTGGGCTGGACGTGGAATTCAATGAAATCGATCTGGGCGACGTGCACCCCAACACCGCCCGGCTGGAACTGGAGGGTGCCGGCGGCGAGCGCGTCAGCATGACCGCCAGCAGCACCGGGGGCGGCGTGGTGGAGGTGATCCGGGTGGACGGCTTCCGGGTGTCGTTCGCCGGCAACTCACCCACCCTGCTGCTGCGCTACCCGGACGCCCTGGGCGTGATCGCGCGGGTGGCCTCGCTGATCGCGGCGGACGGCGTGAACATCGCGGCGCTCGGCTGCACCCGCCAGAAGCGCGGCGGCGACGCCCTGCTGGTCATTGAACTGGACAGCCCGCTGAGCGAGGAGGCGCTGGCCTTCCTGAGCCGCTGGCAGGAGGTGCAGTGGCTGAGGCTGCTGCCGAGCGTGATGGACGGAGGTGCCGCATGA
- a CDS encoding alpha/beta hydrolase — MRKRTLLLPLLALVGLGSLVACSPVGTLNAVVSTSGLTVTRDLHYGPDARNVLDLYAPQKASGLPVVLFIHGGSWTSGDKNEYKFVGDSLARGGYLVAVMSYRLAPEHPYPDYIQDAAQALRWLRDHARDYGGDPDDLFVSGHSAGAFNAVEVVDNARWLAEAGVPVSAVRGVVGVAGPYSYDYRTLPSRNAFPAGSDPANTMPSGHVRPDAPPHLLLVAGNDQTVEPANATRMEAALKAAGVPVTLTVIPRLNHYTIIGALARPLTFLGPTRSLMLNFLKQHQTPVKTS, encoded by the coding sequence ATGAGGAAACGGACCCTGCTTCTTCCACTGCTCGCCCTGGTGGGCCTGGGCTCTCTGGTGGCGTGCTCGCCAGTCGGCACATTGAACGCGGTGGTGTCCACCAGCGGCCTGACCGTCACCCGCGACCTGCACTACGGCCCGGACGCGCGCAACGTGCTGGACCTGTACGCGCCGCAAAAGGCCAGCGGTCTGCCGGTGGTGCTGTTCATCCACGGCGGCTCCTGGACCAGCGGCGACAAGAACGAATACAAGTTCGTGGGCGACAGTCTGGCCAGGGGCGGGTATCTGGTGGCGGTCATGAGCTACCGGCTCGCCCCGGAGCACCCCTACCCGGACTACATCCAGGACGCGGCCCAGGCGCTGCGCTGGCTGCGCGACCATGCCCGCGACTACGGCGGCGACCCGGATGACCTGTTCGTCAGCGGCCACTCGGCGGGGGCCTTCAATGCCGTGGAGGTGGTGGACAACGCCCGCTGGCTGGCGGAGGCCGGGGTGCCGGTGTCAGCGGTCCGGGGCGTGGTGGGCGTGGCCGGACCCTACAGCTACGACTACCGCACGCTGCCCAGTCGCAATGCCTTCCCGGCCGGCAGCGACCCGGCCAACACGATGCCCAGCGGCCACGTGCGGCCGGACGCGCCCCCGCACCTGCTGCTGGTGGCCGGAAACGACCAGACGGTGGAGCCCGCCAACGCCACGCGGATGGAGGCGGCGCTGAAGGCGGCGGGCGTTCCGGTCACGCTTACCGTGATTCCCAGGCTCAACCATTACACCATCATCGGCGCGCTGGCCCGGCCGCTGACTTTTCTAGGGCCAACCCGCAGCCTGATGCTGAACTTCCTGAAGCAACATCAGACGCCTGTAAAGACTTCATGA
- a CDS encoding phosphodiester glycosidase family protein — MRLLAVIACAGLSTVQAASTVTVRPGDTLFRLATRHHLSVTRLKTLNHLHSDTIRVGQRLTVAAPLAAHKAAATPPARRTREIRLVYRYVTVLSGQTIGTLARTYHTTPAVLARLNGQRRPVAWPGMRLLVPSHVAVPIPPTARRPAATLVRTTVLGIPVKLVRVDLRHRDVLVSVVLPGAGRSATVAQLARRSGARALINGSYFHPQTFAPAGDLVVGGRMVSWGRIPAALAITPDNRASIQHSGATLVSGRSVRAASAVLAAGQLRRLNAAWPGMETVVASGPSIVRAGRLNLSFADVFQEAGGIFRRSERSAVGLIGERDLIFVTTSRQLTASEMGKLMLRLGSRDALLLDGGSSSALAWNGQPQMGQNRKVAYGIGVFVNYTGRRYAR, encoded by the coding sequence GTGCGCCTCCTTGCGGTCATCGCGTGCGCTGGGCTCAGCACCGTTCAGGCGGCCTCCACCGTCACGGTCCGTCCGGGCGACACCCTGTTCCGTCTGGCCACCCGTCATCACCTGAGCGTGACCCGGCTGAAGACGCTCAATCATCTGCACAGCGACACCATCCGGGTCGGTCAGCGCCTGACGGTGGCCGCCCCTCTGGCCGCGCACAAGGCGGCGGCCACCCCGCCCGCGCGCCGCACCCGCGAGATCCGCCTGGTCTACCGCTACGTTACGGTCCTGAGCGGGCAGACGATCGGTACCCTGGCCCGCACCTACCACACCACTCCGGCGGTGCTGGCCCGGCTGAACGGGCAGCGTCGGCCGGTGGCGTGGCCGGGCATGCGGCTGCTGGTGCCCAGCCACGTCGCGGTTCCGATTCCGCCTACAGCGAGGCGGCCCGCTGCGACGCTGGTCCGGACCACAGTGTTGGGCATCCCGGTGAAGCTGGTGCGGGTGGACCTGCGCCACCGCGACGTGCTGGTGAGCGTGGTGCTGCCGGGTGCCGGGCGCAGCGCCACCGTGGCGCAGCTGGCGCGCCGCAGCGGGGCCCGCGCCCTGATCAACGGCAGCTACTTTCATCCGCAGACCTTCGCGCCGGCCGGCGACCTGGTGGTGGGCGGGCGGATGGTGTCGTGGGGCCGCATTCCCGCCGCGCTGGCCATCACCCCGGACAACCGCGCCAGTATCCAGCACAGCGGCGCCACCCTGGTCAGCGGACGCAGCGTGCGGGCCGCCTCGGCGGTGCTGGCCGCCGGTCAGCTGCGCCGACTGAATGCCGCGTGGCCCGGCATGGAGACGGTGGTGGCCAGCGGGCCGAGCATCGTGCGGGCGGGCCGGCTGAACCTCAGCTTCGCCGACGTGTTTCAGGAGGCCGGCGGCATCTTCCGGCGCTCGGAGCGCAGCGCGGTGGGTCTGATCGGGGAACGCGACCTGATCTTCGTGACCACCTCCCGGCAGCTGACGGCCAGCGAGATGGGCAAGCTGATGCTGCGCCTGGGCAGCCGCGACGCGCTGCTGCTGGACGGGGGCAGCAGCAGCGCCCTGGCCTGGAACGGTCAGCCGCAGATGGGCCAGAACCGCAAGGTGGCCTACGGCATCGGGGTGTTCGTGAACTACACCGGGCGGCGTTACGCCCGCTAG
- a CDS encoding HAD family hydrolase, which yields MTPSALILDLDGTLIDSNDAHARAWVAALKDGGFERTFEEVRPLIGMGGDGLLDTLAGVSDDSEQGQQMKEAWKRHFLPMVPQLQAMPGARDLLEALRERGTPYILGSSGEQELTEALLKQAGLQDLMTGMVTSSDVERSKPHPDILMVALQKLNLNPDRALMVGDTKYDAEAARRAGVPCVLLSCGGSLEHGEAPDGVMVYPGPAGLAGALDSL from the coding sequence ATGACTCCGAGCGCGCTGATTCTGGACCTAGACGGCACCCTGATCGACAGCAACGACGCCCACGCCCGCGCCTGGGTCGCGGCGCTGAAGGACGGGGGATTTGAACGCACCTTCGAGGAGGTTCGGCCGCTGATCGGCATGGGCGGCGACGGCCTGCTCGACACGCTGGCCGGCGTCTCGGACGACAGCGAACAGGGCCAGCAGATGAAGGAGGCCTGGAAGCGCCACTTCCTGCCGATGGTGCCGCAGCTCCAGGCGATGCCCGGCGCACGCGACCTGCTGGAAGCGCTGCGGGAGCGCGGCACGCCCTACATCCTGGGCAGCAGCGGTGAGCAGGAACTCACCGAGGCGCTGCTGAAGCAGGCGGGCCTGCAGGACCTGATGACCGGCATGGTGACCTCCAGCGACGTGGAGCGCAGCAAGCCGCACCCGGACATCCTGATGGTGGCGCTGCAGAAGCTCAACCTGAACCCGGACCGGGCCCTGATGGTGGGCGACACGAAGTATGACGCGGAGGCGGCCAGGCGCGCCGGGGTGCCGTGCGTGCTGCTGAGCTGTGGCGGAAGCCTGGAGCACGGCGAGGCCCCGGACGGCGTGATGGTGTATCCGGGCCCGGCCGGGCTGGCGGGTGCCCTGGACAGCCTGTAA
- a CDS encoding carbohydrate kinase family protein, protein MTDAAPAPALPLIVSAGEALTDLITEGGSRWSAHPGGAGWNVARACAALGVPTAFAGTVGADNFGDEIWESSQRGGLDLRFLQRSPQPTLLAVVYQASPPAYRFMGENSADLHFDPLQLPAGWPAAARWLHLGGVSLARQPLAGTLLTMMEQAQAAGVKISFDPNARIVHRDPAYRPIFERVIRRADLLKFSDEDLRFFFPELDEAGAMRVLRGLNAQAPIVITRGADGATLYHAGGSASLPAPKVTVADTVGAGDALCAGLLVSATRQPQQRWPDHLAFALRVASAACSRPGAYAPTQADVDQLFPTA, encoded by the coding sequence ATGACCGATGCTGCCCCAGCGCCCGCCCTGCCCCTCATCGTGAGCGCCGGCGAGGCGCTGACCGACCTGATCACCGAGGGGGGTTCCCGCTGGAGCGCCCATCCCGGCGGCGCCGGCTGGAACGTGGCGCGCGCCTGCGCCGCGCTGGGCGTGCCAACTGCCTTCGCGGGGACGGTCGGAGCCGACAATTTCGGGGACGAGATCTGGGAGAGCTCGCAGCGTGGCGGTCTGGACCTGCGCTTTCTGCAGCGCTCGCCCCAGCCCACGCTGCTGGCGGTGGTGTATCAGGCGTCGCCGCCGGCCTACCGCTTTATGGGCGAGAACAGCGCCGACCTGCACTTCGACCCCCTTCAGCTGCCCGCCGGCTGGCCCGCAGCGGCCCGCTGGCTGCACCTGGGCGGCGTCAGCCTGGCGCGGCAGCCGCTGGCCGGCACCCTGTTGACCATGATGGAGCAGGCGCAGGCGGCTGGAGTCAAGATCAGCTTTGACCCGAACGCCCGCATCGTGCACCGCGACCCCGCCTACCGCCCGATCTTCGAGCGGGTGATTCGCCGCGCCGACCTGCTGAAGTTCAGCGATGAGGACCTGCGCTTCTTCTTTCCGGAGCTGGACGAGGCCGGGGCGATGCGGGTGCTGCGCGGGCTGAATGCCCAGGCGCCCATCGTGATCACCCGGGGCGCGGACGGCGCGACGCTGTACCACGCGGGCGGCTCGGCCAGCCTGCCGGCCCCGAAGGTGACGGTGGCCGACACGGTGGGGGCCGGTGACGCGCTGTGCGCCGGCCTGCTGGTCAGCGCCACCCGGCAGCCGCAGCAGCGCTGGCCGGACCATCTGGCGTTCGCGCTGCGGGTGGCGTCCGCGGCCTGCTCCCGCCCCGGTGCCTACGCCCCGACCCAGGCCGACGTGGACCAGCTGTTTCCAACGGCCTGA
- a CDS encoding disulfide bond formation protein B, which yields MNRDNRLYLAWVVSMVATIASLYFSEVRHFVPCVLCWFQRICMYPLVLVLGAAALRSDLGGRVYALPLALAGWVIALIQNLEAWGVIQTLKVCGVGQTTVGCDAKWPIFGDTLTSLSDVITIPVLSLTAFTVIIALLAWGRGRALP from the coding sequence GTGAACCGCGACAACCGGCTGTATCTGGCCTGGGTGGTGAGCATGGTGGCCACCATCGCCAGCCTGTATTTCAGCGAGGTGCGCCATTTCGTGCCGTGCGTGCTGTGCTGGTTCCAGCGCATCTGCATGTACCCGCTGGTGCTGGTGCTGGGCGCAGCCGCCCTGCGCAGCGACCTGGGCGGGCGCGTCTACGCGTTGCCGCTGGCGCTGGCGGGCTGGGTGATCGCGCTGATCCAGAACCTGGAAGCCTGGGGCGTGATCCAGACGCTCAAGGTATGCGGCGTGGGGCAGACCACGGTGGGCTGCGACGCCAAATGGCCGATCTTCGGCGACACGCTGACTTCGCTGTCGGACGTGATCACCATTCCGGTGCTGAGCCTGACAGCCTTCACCGTCATCATCGCCCTGCTGGCCTGGGGCCGGGGCCGCGCCCTGCCCTGA
- a CDS encoding DsbA family protein, producing MSRPNTTAPARQNRTVLVIGTLIAAVLIALAVLALRPGGAPSGTKTFDLDGQPFLGQASAPVTLVVFEDYKCPNCKNFEDNTMPTLQSKYLDTGKIKLYRINFPFIGPDSTTAAEAAECAYDQKGNDGYNQLSTLIFRAQGEETEQWATKDRLVTLAGYVDGLDADKLRSCLDSEATKDRVAADTAQANKAGVTGTPSVFVNGVLVSNYSADSVSAAIDKAK from the coding sequence ATGAGCCGACCCAACACCACCGCTCCTGCCCGCCAGAACCGGACCGTTCTGGTCATCGGAACCCTGATCGCCGCCGTGCTCATCGCACTGGCGGTGCTTGCTTTACGTCCGGGCGGCGCGCCCAGCGGCACCAAGACCTTCGACCTGGACGGTCAGCCGTTCCTGGGTCAGGCCTCCGCCCCAGTGACCCTGGTGGTGTTCGAGGACTACAAGTGCCCGAACTGCAAGAACTTCGAAGACAACACCATGCCCACCCTGCAGAGCAAGTACCTGGACACCGGCAAGATCAAGCTGTACCGCATCAACTTCCCGTTCATCGGGCCGGACAGCACCACCGCCGCCGAGGCCGCCGAGTGCGCCTACGACCAGAAGGGCAACGACGGCTACAACCAGCTCTCGACCCTGATCTTCCGGGCGCAGGGCGAGGAGACCGAGCAGTGGGCCACCAAGGACCGGCTGGTCACGCTGGCCGGGTACGTGGACGGCCTGGATGCCGACAAGCTGCGCAGCTGCCTGGACAGCGAGGCCACCAAGGACCGGGTCGCGGCCGACACCGCCCAGGCCAACAAGGCGGGCGTGACCGGCACCCCCAGCGTGTTCGTGAACGGCGTGCTGGTCAGCAACTACTCGGCCGACTCGGTGAGCGCGGCAATCGACAAGGCCAAGTGA